A stretch of the Phormidium ambiguum IAM M-71 genome encodes the following:
- the ppsA gene encoding phosphoenolpyruvate synthase, whose translation MVRAIQEKLFQFAKEQALILWFDEVGINDIALVGGKNASLGEMIRELTAKGINVPRGFATTAYAYRHFIQAAGVGEKLQELFAELDIEDVNSLRETGKKARTLVLNTPFPTDLRNAITKAYQEMCDRYGENTEVAVRSSATAEDLPDASFAGQQETYLNVQGLASVLQACHKCFASLFTDRAISYRHQRNFDHFSIALSVGIQKMVRSDLASSGVMFTIDTETGFKNATLITAAYGLGENVVQGAVNPDEYLVFKPTLKDGHRPILDKRLGSKEYRLVCDDGGCKDMKNERVPDMEQRQFALDDDEILQLAKWACVIEEHYSKVRGTHSPMDIEWAKDGITKELFIVQARPETVQSQKAANLIRTYELKSHSNVLVTGRSVGEAIGQGKARIMMDVQKIDLFQTGEVLVTDKTDPDWEPIMKKASAIITNKGGRTCHAAIIAREMGIPAIVGCGDATEVLKTGQEITVSCAEGEEGRVYEGLLPFEVKEVALENLPVTRTKIMMNVGNPEEAFRFASLPNDGVGLARLEFIIANHIKAHPLALINYDKIEDDEIKVPLAKLTELYANKPDYFVDKLAQGVGRIAAAFYPKPVVVRMSDFKSNEYANLLGGQLFEPEEENPMLSWRGASRYCDPKYQEAFALECRAMKRVRDEMGLTNVILMIPFCRTPAEGRKVLAEMAKHGLEKGVNNLQVYVMCELPSNVILADKFSEVFDGFSIGSNDLTQLTLGLDRDSGLVAHLFDERDEAVRRMVELAITAAKKHNRKIGICGQAPSDYPEFAQFLVELGIDSMSLNPDSLLKTLLMVAEVEKKQE comes from the coding sequence ATGGTCAGGGCAATTCAGGAAAAACTTTTTCAATTCGCTAAAGAACAAGCTTTAATTCTGTGGTTTGATGAAGTGGGAATTAATGATATTGCTTTAGTTGGAGGGAAAAATGCTTCTTTAGGGGAAATGATTCGAGAATTAACTGCAAAAGGAATCAATGTTCCCAGAGGTTTTGCTACTACCGCTTATGCTTATCGCCATTTTATTCAAGCAGCAGGAGTCGGAGAAAAACTGCAAGAACTTTTTGCCGAATTGGATATTGAAGATGTGAATAGTTTGCGGGAAACAGGGAAAAAAGCCCGGACTTTGGTGTTAAATACTCCGTTCCCGACAGATTTACGAAATGCGATTACTAAAGCTTATCAAGAAATGTGCGATCGCTACGGAGAAAACACCGAAGTAGCTGTGCGTTCTTCCGCCACTGCCGAAGACTTACCCGATGCAAGTTTTGCAGGACAACAAGAAACCTACCTAAATGTGCAAGGTTTGGCTAGCGTATTACAAGCTTGTCATAAATGCTTTGCTTCTTTGTTTACCGATCGGGCCATTTCCTATCGCCATCAAAGAAACTTCGATCATTTTAGCATTGCCCTTTCCGTAGGCATTCAAAAAATGGTACGTTCCGACTTAGCTTCTTCCGGCGTAATGTTCACCATCGACACCGAAACAGGCTTTAAAAATGCCACCTTAATTACAGCAGCTTATGGACTAGGAGAAAACGTCGTCCAAGGTGCCGTCAACCCTGATGAATACTTAGTTTTCAAACCCACTTTAAAAGATGGACATCGCCCAATTTTAGACAAAAGATTGGGAAGTAAAGAATACAGATTAGTTTGTGATGACGGCGGCTGTAAAGACATGAAAAATGAGCGCGTTCCCGACATGGAACAGCGCCAATTCGCTTTAGATGATGATGAGATTTTACAGTTAGCAAAATGGGCTTGTGTGATTGAAGAACACTACAGCAAAGTACGCGGAACTCACAGCCCAATGGATATCGAATGGGCAAAAGATGGTATTACCAAAGAATTATTTATCGTCCAAGCTAGACCGGAAACTGTACAATCCCAAAAAGCTGCAAATCTGATTCGCACTTATGAATTGAAATCACACAGCAATGTGTTAGTAACTGGGCGTAGTGTCGGCGAAGCAATTGGTCAAGGTAAAGCCCGGATAATGATGGATGTGCAGAAAATTGACTTGTTCCAAACCGGAGAAGTTTTAGTGACAGATAAAACCGACCCCGACTGGGAACCAATCATGAAAAAAGCCAGCGCCATTATTACTAATAAAGGTGGTCGTACCTGTCACGCGGCAATTATTGCGCGAGAAATGGGCATTCCGGCAATAGTCGGTTGTGGCGATGCTACGGAAGTTTTAAAAACAGGTCAAGAAATTACTGTTTCCTGTGCGGAAGGGGAAGAAGGAAGAGTTTACGAAGGTTTATTACCTTTTGAAGTGAAGGAAGTCGCTTTAGAAAATTTGCCCGTTACTCGCACTAAGATTATGATGAATGTGGGCAACCCGGAAGAAGCATTTCGCTTTGCATCTTTGCCCAATGATGGTGTTGGTTTGGCCCGATTGGAATTCATCATTGCTAATCACATTAAAGCCCATCCTTTAGCTTTAATTAATTACGACAAAATTGAGGATGATGAAATTAAAGTTCCCTTAGCTAAACTCACCGAACTTTATGCAAATAAACCCGATTACTTTGTTGATAAATTAGCCCAAGGTGTAGGAAGAATCGCTGCTGCTTTTTATCCCAAACCTGTAGTTGTGCGGATGAGCGATTTTAAGAGTAACGAATACGCCAATCTTTTGGGCGGTCAATTGTTTGAACCGGAAGAAGAAAATCCGATGTTAAGTTGGCGCGGTGCGTCTCGTTATTGTGACCCGAAATATCAGGAAGCTTTTGCTTTAGAATGTCGGGCGATGAAACGAGTCCGGGATGAAATGGGTTTGACGAATGTGATTCTGATGATTCCTTTCTGTCGCACGCCTGCTGAAGGTCGCAAGGTGTTAGCTGAAATGGCGAAACATGGGTTAGAAAAAGGTGTAAATAATCTACAAGTTTACGTTATGTGTGAATTACCGAGTAATGTGATTTTAGCGGATAAATTCAGCGAAGTTTTTGATGGATTTTCTATTGGTTCTAATGATTTGACCCAATTAACTTTGGGGTTAGACAGAGATTCTGGTTTGGTTGCTCATTTGTTTGACGAAAGGGATGAAGCAGTCCGCAGAATGGTAGAATTAGCAATTACTGCTGCGAAGAAACACAACCGAAAAATCGGTATTTGTGGTCAAGCGCCTAGCGATTATCCTGAGTTTGCTCAGTTCTTGGTTGAGTTGGGAATTGATTCGATGAGTTTGAATCCTGATTCACTTTTGAAAACGCTGTTAATGGTAGCGGAAGTGGAGAAAAAGCAGGAATAA
- a CDS encoding photosystem I reaction center protein subunit XI, translating into MADPRDAEVVKAYNGDPFVGHLSTPISDSAFTKTFIGNLPAYRKGLSPILRGLEIGMAHGYFLIGPWIKLGPLRDYGEAANLGGLISGLALILIATGCMSVYGLASFQENTSTIPSTNPQAPEPLKTAEGWSQLTAGFFVGAMGGAFVAFFLLENFNVVDAIFRGVVHH; encoded by the coding sequence ATGGCCGATCCTAGAGATGCAGAGGTCGTTAAAGCCTATAATGGGGACCCTTTTGTAGGACATTTATCTACCCCAATCAGCGATTCCGCTTTTACCAAAACTTTCATCGGCAATTTGCCAGCCTACCGTAAAGGCTTATCTCCTATCCTCCGAGGTCTAGAGATTGGCATGGCTCATGGCTACTTCCTAATTGGCCCTTGGATTAAGCTTGGGCCATTACGTGACTATGGCGAAGCAGCTAACTTAGGCGGATTAATCTCCGGTCTAGCGTTGATTCTCATCGCTACTGGTTGTATGTCTGTTTATGGACTAGCTTCTTTCCAAGAAAATACCAGCACTATCCCTAGCACGAATCCTCAAGCTCCTGAGCCACTAAAAACTGCTGAGGGTTGGAGTCAGTTAACTGCTGGTTTCTTTGTTGGTGCAATGGGTGGCGCTTTCGTTGCCTTTTTCCTCTTGGAAAACTTCAACGTCGTAGACGCTATCTTCCGAGGCGTAGTCCATCACTAA
- a CDS encoding photosystem I reaction center subunit VIII, protein MTGSYAASYLPWILIPIITWLLPAVVMGLLFIYIESEA, encoded by the coding sequence ATGACAGGTTCATACGCAGCTTCTTACTTACCCTGGATTCTCATCCCTATCATTACCTGGCTCTTACCTGCTGTGGTAATGGGTCTGTTGTTTATCTACATTGAGAGCGAAGCTTAA
- a CDS encoding MarC family protein has product MVIDIPIFVKSFVAVFVLADALGNAPIFLVLTKGMEPEQKNEVVNKASLFATAVLLLFALAGQSVLDYLHISMGSLQVAGGLLLLLIALQMLQGKMDEPIVEAERDIAITPLAFPLLAGPGTLTSVMLLMSESPEAPLSVALGIVAAMIVTWLIVRESARIDHLLGAEGAIIITQILGFLLAALAIEIGSSGIRALFFISAP; this is encoded by the coding sequence ATGGTTATTGATATACCTATCTTTGTGAAATCTTTTGTAGCTGTATTTGTTTTAGCCGATGCTTTGGGAAATGCACCGATTTTTTTGGTTCTAACTAAAGGAATGGAGCCAGAGCAGAAAAACGAAGTAGTGAATAAGGCATCATTGTTTGCTACAGCAGTGCTACTTTTGTTTGCTCTGGCTGGTCAATCAGTTCTGGATTATTTACACATTAGTATGGGTTCTTTACAAGTAGCTGGAGGACTATTGCTACTGTTAATTGCTTTACAAATGCTGCAAGGGAAAATGGACGAACCAATTGTGGAAGCAGAACGAGATATCGCAATTACTCCCTTGGCTTTTCCTTTGTTAGCGGGGCCTGGTACACTGACAAGTGTAATGTTGTTGATGTCGGAATCTCCTGAAGCTCCTCTCAGCGTTGCTTTGGGAATAGTTGCGGCGATGATTGTAACTTGGTTAATTGTTAGAGAATCTGCTCGCATTGACCATTTATTGGGTGCGGAAGGCGCGATAATTATTACTCAAATTTTAGGTTTTTTGTTGGCGGCTTTGGCAATAGAAATTGGTAGTTCTGGAATTCGGGCTTTGTTTTTCATTTCCGCTCCTTAA
- a CDS encoding S8 family serine peptidase, translated as MLDSSYPLYSAFCPEVWQNNYFSNLGTILDDRINVRTSFANSTDISCTQLNLSIRDAIALSAIDAGESQIDITGDLIISNSIPLADPITDPVAIPLPLLPAPGEQQNINFPPVETAQNRVFQFIPNPLTVEQIDLIESNIEESENIEEPLIVISNNQPLQTDVNQIKTLKGTLRSDTFTIETEYNLTIISGNGNIDFGSGSKDLLDLSHINYSSVNLNLAGITNGGVVYDPGNGNRVFDAISFNDGNQVLLEGIDTVKFADGTLELSVIPNDPLFNKQWNLHSMGVHNAWAFTTGTSDVLIGIQDTGLAVDLNNYIHPDLRNTFIFGKDNYRDDFSFGSISHGTSVQGIIAANSNNGIGMSGINWNSPVFNIDILGNDEADRDIIEAVQTAIDRAKNQTKHLIINFSLAWGNSFDQTNLFPALNQLVADNQDVLFLIAAGNEGNQEQIGLSYPATLAKLYNNVISVGASWGIQDFYNQPKTPGERINYANWWGSQYGEGLTVMAPSEVVATYALDSGEFDYWANNKAGFNGTSAAVPNVTGVASLVWSANPNLTANQIKEIISQTAYDLGEPNYDIFYGYGFVNADAAVRRAVALSRTDLGI; from the coding sequence ATGCTTGATTCGAGTTACCCGCTATATTCAGCTTTTTGTCCAGAAGTTTGGCAAAATAATTACTTCTCTAACTTGGGGACAATTTTAGACGATCGAATCAATGTCAGAACTAGTTTTGCTAATAGCACAGATATTAGTTGTACTCAGTTGAATTTAAGTATAAGAGATGCGATCGCTCTGAGTGCGATCGATGCTGGAGAAAGCCAAATAGACATCACAGGTGATTTAATTATCAGCAATTCCATCCCTTTGGCAGACCCAATAACTGACCCCGTAGCTATCCCCCTACCCCTACTCCCAGCGCCAGGAGAGCAGCAAAATATCAACTTTCCGCCTGTGGAAACTGCTCAAAACCGAGTTTTTCAATTTATCCCTAATCCCCTAACAGTTGAACAAATCGACTTAATTGAATCAAACATAGAGGAATCAGAAAATATTGAAGAACCACTAATTGTCATCAGCAATAATCAGCCACTCCAAACAGATGTCAATCAAATAAAAACTTTAAAAGGAACACTTAGATCCGACACATTTACAATTGAAACAGAATATAACTTAACCATTATTAGTGGAAATGGTAATATAGATTTTGGCAGTGGCAGCAAAGATTTATTAGACCTTTCTCATATTAACTATAGCAGCGTAAATTTAAACTTGGCGGGAATTACTAATGGAGGTGTTGTTTACGATCCGGGAAATGGAAATCGGGTATTTGATGCCATTAGCTTCAACGATGGCAATCAGGTTTTATTAGAAGGAATTGATACTGTTAAATTTGCCGATGGTACTCTGGAATTATCAGTAATACCTAACGATCCTTTATTTAATAAACAGTGGAATTTGCATTCAATGGGAGTTCATAATGCTTGGGCTTTTACCACAGGAACAAGTGATGTATTAATTGGAATTCAAGATACAGGATTAGCAGTAGATTTAAATAATTATATTCATCCAGATTTACGTAACACTTTTATATTTGGAAAAGACAATTACCGTGATGATTTCAGTTTTGGAAGTATCTCTCATGGAACATCTGTTCAAGGAATTATTGCCGCAAATAGTAACAATGGTATAGGAATGAGTGGAATTAACTGGAATTCTCCGGTGTTTAATATTGATATTTTAGGTAATGATGAAGCCGATCGAGATATAATTGAAGCTGTTCAAACAGCGATCGATCGGGCCAAAAATCAAACCAAACATTTAATAATTAATTTCAGTCTAGCTTGGGGAAACTCTTTCGACCAAACTAACTTATTTCCAGCTTTAAACCAACTAGTTGCAGATAATCAAGATGTGCTTTTTCTCATAGCTGCTGGTAATGAAGGAAATCAGGAACAGATAGGACTTTCCTATCCAGCAACTTTAGCGAAATTGTATAACAATGTAATCTCTGTCGGCGCTTCCTGGGGAATCCAAGACTTTTATAATCAACCAAAAACACCAGGAGAAAGAATTAATTATGCTAATTGGTGGGGTTCTCAATATGGCGAAGGATTAACAGTAATGGCTCCTTCAGAAGTAGTAGCGACTTATGCTTTAGATAGCGGAGAATTTGATTATTGGGCTAATAACAAAGCAGGATTTAATGGTACATCTGCTGCTGTACCTAATGTTACTGGAGTAGCTTCATTAGTTTGGAGTGCTAACCCGAATTTAACAGCTAATCAAATAAAAGAAATAATTTCGCAGACAGCTTACGATTTGGGCGAACCGAATTACGATATTTTTTATGGTTATGGGTTTGTGAATGCAGATGCAGCAGTCAGAAGAGCAGTTGCACTTAGTAGAACAGACTTAGGAATTTAG